GCAGCGCCCCGGCCCGAGACGGCCGGCGCGACCGGCGCGCTGGGTGGCGCTGTGGCGGCTGATCCAGCCCAGGTGAAGGGTGTCCAGGTCCCGCTCGTGGTCATAGGCCGCCTGCCGGGACTGGCCGGAGTCGATCACGGCCGTCACCCCGGGGATGGTCAGCGAGGTCTCGGCGATGTTGGTCGCCACGATGACGCACGGCTCGTCGGCTGGCGCCCTGAGGGCGCGCTGCTGGGCCTCGGGGCTCTCGGCCCCGCTCAGCTCGAGCACGCGGTAGCCCGCCGAGCGGCAGACGGGCTCGAGGGCCTCGGCGGTGCGGCGGATCTCGCGGACCCCCGGCATGAAGACGAGGACCGACCCGTCGAGGCCGCCCGCGAGGAGGTGCCGGAAGCCCCGGACCGCCTGGCTCCAGACGGGCTCCTGGGGGTGGGGCGGCTGGTAGGAGATGGCCACCGGGTGCGGCTTGGCGTCGATCGCGATGAAGGGGGGGCGATCGAGGAAGGCCGAGAGGGCCTCCCCCTCGAGGGTGGCCGACATGACGACGAGCGAGAGGTCGGGGCGCGTGGTCGCCTGAAGTCGCTTGAGCCAGGCGAGGCAGGCGTCGGCCTCGAGGGTGCGCTCGTGGAACTCGTCGAGGATGACGAGCGAGGTGCCCGCGATCCCGGGATCCTGGAGCAGGCGCTGCCAGAAGACGCCGTAGGTCATGAACAGCAGGCGGGTGGTGTCCTTGCGCGCCTTCTCGAAGCGCACCTGAAAGCCGACCGTTTCCCCGACGGCCTCGCCCCGCTCGGCGGCGACCCTCATGGCCAGGTTGCGCGCCGCGATGCGGCGGGGCTGGAGGACGACGGCGGTGCCCGTCTCGGGCAGAAGAAGCTGCGGGGCCTGGGTCGATTTGCCCGTGCCGGGGGGAGCCGAGAGGATCAGGCGCCGGTGGTCGCGGACCGCCTCGCGGATGGCGTCGGCATGAGCGAGGATGGGAAGCTGGAACGTCGTGGACATGCGGTCATGCTAGCACGAGCGAGCGGGATCAGTGGCCGATCGGGAAGAAGGGGCCCTCGCCGTGCGAGTTCCAGGCACCGACCACGTACTGGCGGTAGACCCTGGTCCTGCCGCTGAAGATGTCGGTCGCGGACTGGCTCGCCCCCGGGGTGTTCAGGCCGTACCCCGTGAAGCCCTGCAGGGTGATGTCGCGAGAGGCGTCGATCGTCCAGGGGGTGGCGGGCCAGCCCGGCGCCGAGACGATCCCGCGCTGAGCAATGGGATCGGGCAGGCTGCCCGGCTTTCCCGAGAGGCCGCCCCACGGGCTGGACCCCAGGTCGTCCGGGGCGGTCGCGTACCATGCGGCCTGCAACTCGGAGAGCGTGGGGTAAAAGCCCTTGTTCCCGGCGGCGTAGGTCTCGATGACTCCCGCGATGCGCAGGACCTTGTCCTGGGCCCTGGCGTTGCCGGCCGCCTCGCGCACCTGCCGGTAGAGGGCGCTCGCTCCCGCGAGCATGACGACCCCGATGGCGATGGCGAGGGTGACCTCGATGATGGTGAATCCCCGTTGCTTGCCCATGTCCCTACCATAGACAAACCGAGCGAGAAATAACTCACTCGGCTTGTGAAGAAACGGTGAATTTTGTTGTTTTTACGGTGAAGCCCCCGGGGGGCGGCCGGCTACAGGGAGGCGACCTGCTCGAAGTAGCGCAGGAACGCCATCATGCCGCCGCTGGCCATGCCCCAGTCGAAGTTCTCGTTGGGGGCGTGGTAGCCGTGCTCGGGCAGCGAGAGGCCGATGAACATGATGGGGCAGCCCAGCTGCCGCTGCATGCTCACCACCGCCCCGATGGAGCCGCCCTCGCGGACGAAGGCCGGGTCGGCGCCGAAGCCGAAGCGCAGCGAGGTCCTGATCGCCTCGGCGTAGGGACCCTCGCTCGACCCCATATAGGGCTCGAGGGCACCCTCTCGCTCGACGACCACGTCGGGGTTGCGCTCCTTGACGAAGGCCTCGACCTTGTCGAGGATCTCGCGCGGCTGCATGTCGGGCACCAGCCGCATGCTGACCTTGGCCTCCGCCCGCGGGGGAACGATGGCCTTGATCCCGGGGCCGGTATAGCCGCCCACCATGCCGTGGACCTCGAAGGTCGGCTTGCCCCAGATCCGCTCGGTGATCTCGGCCGGGTCCGTGACACGCAGGCACTTCAGGCCGTGGGCGGCCTTGAAGTGCTCGGGGTCGAAGCCCGAGGCGACGAAGCTCGCGCGCTCGGCCTCGGTCACGGGCAGGGCGGTGTCGTAGAAGCCGGGGATCTTCACCTGGCCGGTGCGGGCGTCGTAGATCTCGGAGATGAGCTGGCACAGCTCCCCGATGGGGTTGCGCGCAGCCCCGCCCGCGAGGCCCGAGTGGACGTCCTTTGTCCCGGTCTCGAGCAGCAGGCGGAAGCCCGCCAGCCCCCGCAGGCCCAGGGGGGCGGCGGGCTTGTCCCGCGAGATCCAGATGGTGTCCGAGACCAGGACCGAGTCGGTTTCAAGGTCGGCCTTGTGCGCTTCGAGGAAGGACTCGAAGTGGGGGCTGCCGATCTCCTCCTCGAACTCCCAGACGAAGCGCAGGTTGAGGGGGATGTCGTGCTGCTTGGCGAGCTTGGCGGCGAGGGCGGCGGAAAGCGCCGGGCCCTTGTCGTCGGTGGTGCCGCGGCCGCGGTACACGTCACCCTGCCGGGTGAAGACGAAGGGCTCGGTCTGCCACTCGGGCTCGTTGGCCGGCTGCACGTCCAGGTGGTTGTAGACGGTCAGCGTGCGCGTCGCGCGCGGGTGATGAAGGGTGCCGACGACGACCGGGAAGCCGTCGGTCTCGTAGATCATCGCCTCGCAGCCCAGGGCGTCCAGGTAGCGCAGGGCCCACTCGGCGCCGCGGCGCATGTCGCCCTGGCGCGCCGGGTCCATGCTGACGGTGGGGATCTCGACGATCTCCTG
This DNA window, taken from Pantanalinema sp., encodes the following:
- a CDS encoding type II secretion system protein, translated to MGKQRGFTIIEVTLAIAIGVVMLAGASALYRQVREAAGNARAQDKVLRIAGVIETYAAGNKGFYPTLSELQAAWYATAPDDLGSSPWGGLSGKPGSLPDPIAQRGIVSAPGWPATPWTIDASRDITLQGFTGYGLNTPGASQSATDIFSGRTRVYRQYVVGAWNSHGEGPFFPIGH
- a CDS encoding M20/M25/M40 family metallo-hydrolase encodes the protein MAIIESLSSQLAQEIEALRPEFEQALQEIVEIPTVSMDPARQGDMRRGAEWALRYLDALGCEAMIYETDGFPVVVGTLHHPRATRTLTVYNHLDVQPANEPEWQTEPFVFTRQGDVYRGRGTTDDKGPALSAALAAKLAKQHDIPLNLRFVWEFEEEIGSPHFESFLEAHKADLETDSVLVSDTIWISRDKPAAPLGLRGLAGFRLLLETGTKDVHSGLAGGAARNPIGELCQLISEIYDARTGQVKIPGFYDTALPVTEAERASFVASGFDPEHFKAAHGLKCLRVTDPAEITERIWGKPTFEVHGMVGGYTGPGIKAIVPPRAEAKVSMRLVPDMQPREILDKVEAFVKERNPDVVVEREGALEPYMGSSEGPYAEAIRTSLRFGFGADPAFVREGGSIGAVVSMQRQLGCPIMFIGLSLPEHGYHAPNENFDWGMASGGMMAFLRYFEQVASL